A window of Xylophilus sp. GW821-FHT01B05 contains these coding sequences:
- the folE gene encoding GTP cyclohydrolase I, producing MNPAIPPAGDLDEGVPVSVKIRERIAAAKQRFNANDNISEFIEPGELEKLLDEVEHKMRGVLDSMVIDTASDHNTRNTARRVAKMYINEVFRGRYVGAPPITEFPNAERLNELMIVGPITVRSACSHHFCPVMGKIWIGVMPNEHTNVIGLSKYARLVDWVMGRPQIQEEAVVQLADLIMDKTQPDGLAIVMEASHYCMSWRGVKEMDSKMINSVMRGVFLKDANLRREFLSLIPRKN from the coding sequence ATGAATCCAGCCATACCCCCTGCCGGAGACCTCGACGAGGGCGTTCCGGTGTCGGTCAAGATCCGCGAGCGCATCGCCGCGGCGAAGCAACGCTTCAATGCCAACGACAACATCTCGGAATTCATCGAGCCGGGCGAGCTGGAGAAGCTGCTGGACGAGGTCGAGCACAAGATGCGCGGCGTACTCGACAGCATGGTGATCGACACCGCGTCTGACCACAACACCCGCAACACCGCGCGCCGCGTGGCCAAGATGTACATCAATGAGGTGTTCCGCGGCCGCTATGTGGGGGCGCCGCCCATCACCGAATTCCCCAACGCCGAGCGCCTGAACGAGCTGATGATCGTCGGCCCGATCACGGTGCGCAGCGCCTGCAGCCACCATTTCTGCCCGGTGATGGGCAAGATCTGGATCGGCGTCATGCCCAACGAGCACACCAACGTCATTGGCCTGTCCAAGTACGCGCGGCTGGTGGATTGGGTCATGGGTCGCCCGCAGATCCAGGAAGAGGCCGTGGTGCAACTGGCCGACCTGATTATGGACAAGACCCAGCCCGACGGACTGGCCATCGTCATGGAGGCCAGCCACTACTGCATGTCCTGGCGCGGCGTGAAGGAAATGGACAGCAAGATGATCAACTCCGTGATGCGCGGTGTGTTCCTGAAAGACGCCAATCTGC